The uncultured Subdoligranulum sp. genomic sequence GCACCACGACCATCCAGCCGCTGCCGCCCTCCTCGTAGCTCTTCATCTCGCTCCACTGGGAATCCAGCTCGGCGTTGATCTCATCGGGCAGGGTGGTGAACACTTCTGCCTTGCTCATGACATCCTCGCCGGGATAGGCGATCTCGCTGTACTTGAGGTCGTCGTCCAGCTGTTCCCATACCGCCGTGATGGGGGTGGAGTAGCCGATATAATCACAGTTGGCCAGGCCCACCGACGGTTCGCACAGATAGTTGATGAACAGTTCGGCGGCTTCCTTGTTGTTGGAATTGGCCGGAATGCACATGCTGTCCACGAAGAAGTTGACGCCCTCGCTGGGATGCACAAAAGCAAGGTCGGGATTGTCGGCAATCATGGTCAGGGCGTCGCCGGCGTAGTAGGGCGCCATGGCCGCCTCGCCGCCCTCCATCTTGTCGAAGATCTCGTCCATGACGTAGGCCTGCACCACGCTCTTCTGGTCCTTGAGCTCCTGCATGACGGTGTCCACTTCCTCCACCGAGCCGGGGTTCAGAGAGTAGCCCAGCTTCTTGGCGGCAATGGCGTAGGCGTCGCGGGAGTTGTTGAACATGAGCACATTGTTGGCGTACTGCACGTCCCACAGAGCCGACCAGCTGGTGGGGGCCTCATCCACCATGGTGGTGTTGTAGATCAGGCCGGTGGTGCCCCACATATAGGGCACGCTGTAGGTGTTGTCGGGGTCAAAGGCCCAGCCCAGGTATTCCTGGCCGATGCCCGCAAAATTCGGGATGTTGTCGAAATCCAGCGGGGCCAGCATCCCCTCCGACGCCATCTTGCCCACCATATAGTCCGAGGGGAAGATCACGTCGTAGGTGGCGCCGCCCGATTTCATCTTGGCGTACAGACTCTCGTTGGAGTCAAAGGTGGTGTAGTTGACCTGGATGCCGGTGAGCTCCTCGAAGGCCGACAGCACATCCACGCTGTCGTCGGAACCATCCGAGATATACAGGCCCCAGTTGTAGACGTTGAGGGTGATGTTGTCATCGGCAAAGCGGGTCCAGTCGTAATCCGAAGATACCGAAATATCGTCGGTCACGGCGATGGTGTCCCCTTCCGCTGCGGCAGAAGGCGCAGCTGCGGCGGCCAGCACACCGGCCGCCAGCACCGTGGCAAACAGTTTTTCTGCTTTCATTTCAGCGCGCCCCCTCTTCCTGCATGGCCTTGCGGATGGCCGTCTGGTTTTTGCGGTAGGCGCGGGAATCCGCCGCGTTGGAGATGAGAATGATGGCGAGGATCACACAGAAAATAACCGCCGACAGCGCGTTGATCTCGGGGCTGACCTTCTTGCGGGTCATGGAGTAGATGGCGATGGGCAGCGTCTGCATGGTGCCGGAGTTGAAGTAGGAGATCATGAAATCATCGATGGAGTAGGTCAGGCAGATGAGGAACGCCGACAGAATCGCCGGGGAAAGCTGCGGCATAATGACCTTGAAAAAGGCCTGCCGCGGCGTGCAGCCCAGATCCAGCGCCGCATTGTAGAGACTGGGATCCAGCTGCCGCAGTTTGGGGCCCACATTGAAGATGACATAGGGCACATTGAAGGTGATGTGGGCGATGATCAGCGTGGGCCAGCCGAAGAGCCCGCCGTCGCCGCCAATGCCGAAGTTCTGCGCCATGACGAAGAGCAGCATCAGCGAAACACCGGTGATGATCTCGGGGTTGACCACCGGCACATAGCTGATGTTGTTGACCAGCAGCTGGGTGCGCCGGCTCATGGAATTGATGCCGATGGTGGCCAGCGTTCCCAGCACGGTGGCCAGCACACTGGAAACCAGCGCCAGCACCAGGCTGAGCCCCAGCGCCGAGAGGATCATCTCGTTGTGGAACAGGCTCCTGTACCAGTCCAGCGTGAAGCCGGTAAAGTTGGAACGGGATTTGCTCTCGTTGAAGCTGAAGGCGATCATGACCGCGATGGGCAGGTACATGAAGCAGAAAATCAGGATGATATAGGTGCGCTGCAACAGGATGGACTGTTTTTTGTTCATCTCACATCACCCCTTCCATTTCCGACTCGTCGAAGCTGGAGGTGAAGCTCATGCAGAGCAGCACGATGACCATCAGCACCAGGCTCATGGCAGAACCCAGGTTCAGGTTGTAGGAGTTGCCCAGGAACTGCAGTTCGATCAAATCGCCGATGAGCAGGTTGGAACCGCCGCCCAGCATCCGGCTGATGATGAAGGTGGAGACCGACGGCACGAACACCTGGGTGATGCCGGTGGCAATGCCGGGGCCGGTGAGCGGCACCAGCACCCGCCAGAGAATCTGCCAGACGTTGCAGCCCAGGTCCTGGGCCGCCTCGATGATGGAGTCATCGATCTTGGTCATGGCGGTATAGATGGGCAGGATCATGAAGGGCAGATAGTTGTACACCATGCCCAGCACCACGGCGCCGGAGGTGTTGATCATATTGAAGGGGCCGATGCCGAACAAACCCAGGAACTTGTTGATCAGGCCGTTTTTCTCCAGCAGGGTCATCCAGGCGTAGGTGCGCAGCAAAAAGTTCATCCACATGGGCAGCATAACCAGCATGAGCATGATGTGCTGTTTATTGGCACGCAGCCGGGAGAGAAAATACCCCACCGGGAAAGCGAGGATCAGACAGATGACGGTGGACACCGCCGCCAGAATGAGACTGCGGGCAAAGACGCTGGAATACCGGCCGATCTGGGTCAGGTTTTCCAGAGTGAACTGGCCGTCCGAGTTGGTCATGGCATACCAGATCACGATGAAGAGCGGCACCACGATGAAGGCAGCCATCCAGACCAGGTAGGGACCGGCCAGCCACCGGGAGGTTTTGGATTTGAGCATCGCTTACACCTCCGTACGGGCCATGATGTGGATCTCGTCGGGGCCGATGTTCATGCCGATCAGTTCGCCGGGCTGGCTGGCCTGGGTGGAGTGGATCAACCATTCGTAGCCTTCCACATCCACGTGCATTTCGAAGTGCACCCCCTTGAAGATCACTTCCCGCACAAGGCCGGTGAGCATACCCACCGAGGGCGGCACGATCTGCACGTCCTCGGGACGGATGACCACCTGCACCGGCTCGTTGGGCTTGAAGCCCCGGTCCACACAGGTGAAATCGTGGCCGCCGAAGTTGACCAGGAAGTCCTTGATCATGACGCCATCCACAATGTTGGAATCGCCGATGAACCGGGCCACAAAGGCGTTGCGCGGTTCGTTGTAGATGTCCTGGGGCGAGCCGATCTGCTGGATGTTGCCCCCCGACATGACCACCACGGTGTCCGACATGGTCAGCGCTTCCTCCTGGTCATGGGTGACATAGACGAAGGTGATGTTCATTTCCCGCTGGAGGCGCTTGAGCTCCAGCTGCATCTCCTTGCGGAGCTTGAGGTCCAAAGCGCCCAGAGGCTCGTCCAGCAGAAGCACCCGGGGCTGATTGACCAGGCTGCGGGCAATGGCCACGCGCTGCTGCTGGCCGCCCGACAACTGATGGATGCTGCGCCGCTCGAAGCCCTTGAGGCCGACGGTCTCCAGCATTTCCAGCACCTTGGGGCGGATCTCCTCCTCCGGCATCTTTTTCAGCCGCAGACCGAAGGCCACGTTTTCAAAGACGTTCAGATGCGGAAACAGTGCGTACTTCTGGAACACTGTGTTGACCTGACGCTTGTAGGGCGGCAGGTCCGCGATGTCCTTGCCATCAAAAAAGACATTGCCCGATTTCGGGGTGATGAACCCGGCAATCACGCGCAGCGTTGTGGTCTTGCCACAGCCCGAAGGGCCCAGGAAAGTCACAAACTCCTTGTCGTGAATGTCGAGGGAAAGTCCGTCCAGAACCTTCTGCCCGTCGAAATCGACAACAATGTCTTTCAGTGATACGATGATGTTTTCGTCCATATTACTGCATCCCCCTTTGCGGAATTTCCCGTCGTGGGGTCAGCAGTCTTGTGCGGCTCGGACCGCCTGCGTCCCCCTGCGGGTCAGCGCGCTTTATGCCGCCCCGCAAAGGTTTGTTACACGGTCCTTTCCCGTGGGAAAGGTCGCTACAAGCAGCACATACAACGCCAATGTGGCAGGGTACGATCAGATTTACCCTCAGATGCACACAAGATACATTATACGGCAAGCACAGGGTTTGTCAACAGCCTGCGTTACCATTGTGGTAAAGAATTTTCAAGATTGCTGTAAAGTATATTTTCAGGCGGCTTTCTGCCCGTCCCCGAAGGTCCGGCGCAGGGAATCCAGCAGGTCGGATTTCCCGGAGACTGCCTCCTCCACCTTTTTCTGCATCGCTTCCAGAAAAGCCTCCGAGGAGACCGGCTGCCCGTTCAGCGTAACGCTCACATCGCCCTTGAAGCCCGCGCTCTTTCCGGCGATGCGCAGATCATACCGGCCTGCCGGCAAGGTCACCGTCATGGGATCCTGGCTGTCCAGCGACCACCGGGCGACCAGTGTTTTCTCCTTCGTGTTGACCACCAGCAATTTGGCTTCGCCCCGTGTCCTGGCCAGCGTGGATTCCACTTCGCACAGCGTTTTGTCCTCCGACACTGTAAAAGAGACCAGTGTCCTGACGCCGGTAAAGCTGCCCGCGCTTAAAGAGTAGCTGCCCTCGTCCTCGTCGTTGCCCCACCACATGATGGTGGCAAAGTGGTTGGCCCCATCGGTGAGGAAAGATTCATCCTCGTACCGGCTATCATACTGGCTGCAGCCGCACAGCAGCAGCGCCGTGAGCACAGCCACACACCACAGCAGCCATCTGCGTTGTTTCATACCCTTTTCCTCCTTTGGACATCAACCGCCGATCAGGAAGTCCAGCACATCCCAGCCGTCGCCGCCCTGTTCCTTGTACAGTTCGGTGT encodes the following:
- a CDS encoding spermidine/putrescine ABC transporter substrate-binding protein, whose translation is MKAEKLFATVLAAGVLAAAAAPSAAAEGDTIAVTDDISVSSDYDWTRFADDNITLNVYNWGLYISDGSDDSVDVLSAFEELTGIQVNYTTFDSNESLYAKMKSGGATYDVIFPSDYMVGKMASEGMLAPLDFDNIPNFAGIGQEYLGWAFDPDNTYSVPYMWGTTGLIYNTTMVDEAPTSWSALWDVQYANNVLMFNNSRDAYAIAAKKLGYSLNPGSVEEVDTVMQELKDQKSVVQAYVMDEIFDKMEGGEAAMAPYYAGDALTMIADNPDLAFVHPSEGVNFFVDSMCIPANSNNKEAAELFINYLCEPSVGLANCDYIGYSTPITAVWEQLDDDLKYSEIAYPGEDVMSKAEVFTTLPDEINAELDSQWSEMKSYEEGGSGWMVVVLLALALVISFFNIWRKLRKKVRDDY
- a CDS encoding ABC transporter permease; its protein translation is MNKKQSILLQRTYIILIFCFMYLPIAVMIAFSFNESKSRSNFTGFTLDWYRSLFHNEMILSALGLSLVLALVSSVLATVLGTLATIGINSMSRRTQLLVNNISYVPVVNPEIITGVSLMLLFVMAQNFGIGGDGGLFGWPTLIIAHITFNVPYVIFNVGPKLRQLDPSLYNAALDLGCTPRQAFFKVIMPQLSPAILSAFLICLTYSIDDFMISYFNSGTMQTLPIAIYSMTRKKVSPEINALSAVIFCVILAIILISNAADSRAYRKNQTAIRKAMQEEGAR
- a CDS encoding ABC transporter permease gives rise to the protein MLKSKTSRWLAGPYLVWMAAFIVVPLFIVIWYAMTNSDGQFTLENLTQIGRYSSVFARSLILAAVSTVICLILAFPVGYFLSRLRANKQHIMLMLVMLPMWMNFLLRTYAWMTLLEKNGLINKFLGLFGIGPFNMINTSGAVVLGMVYNYLPFMILPIYTAMTKIDDSIIEAAQDLGCNVWQILWRVLVPLTGPGIATGITQVFVPSVSTFIISRMLGGGSNLLIGDLIELQFLGNSYNLNLGSAMSLVLMVIVLLCMSFTSSFDESEMEGVM
- the potA gene encoding spermidine/putrescine ABC transporter ATP-binding protein, producing MDENIIVSLKDIVVDFDGQKVLDGLSLDIHDKEFVTFLGPSGCGKTTTLRVIAGFITPKSGNVFFDGKDIADLPPYKRQVNTVFQKYALFPHLNVFENVAFGLRLKKMPEEEIRPKVLEMLETVGLKGFERRSIHQLSGGQQQRVAIARSLVNQPRVLLLDEPLGALDLKLRKEMQLELKRLQREMNITFVYVTHDQEEALTMSDTVVVMSGGNIQQIGSPQDIYNEPRNAFVARFIGDSNIVDGVMIKDFLVNFGGHDFTCVDRGFKPNEPVQVVIRPEDVQIVPPSVGMLTGLVREVIFKGVHFEMHVDVEGYEWLIHSTQASQPGELIGMNIGPDEIHIMARTEV